The following are encoded together in the Culex pipiens pallens isolate TS chromosome 1, TS_CPP_V2, whole genome shotgun sequence genome:
- the LOC120423872 gene encoding uncharacterized protein LOC120423872 yields the protein MSTTRKNTIFVDFGVLPARPPLDSIKTFVEKSMGLNPAGFKCLQLHNTRNGILIEMADLATAIKVAADNHMKHALRSGEKNFLIPVYVDDNAVDVRVHDLPPGMPNDDIADGMAQYGEVLTITDDVWKNFFPGIPNGVRVLRMKLAKQVPSYVSIKGQLSLATHAGQIPTCRRCGQKSHPEKTCSSAKTKKKTVNANQKNDKPTTTITIVPAATTTTVSDPISKVTDDDGFRTVEKKKKSAKRQLSIESKTTPQEKRTQINFDSDTEMDEQTLKQISKEDSAKLRTDNFMKWCELMYMQ from the coding sequence ATGAGCACAACTCGAAAAAACACGATCTTCGTGGACTTTGGAGTCCTCCCAGCTCGCCCACCGCTGGATTCCATAAAAACCTTTGTGGAAAAAAGCATGGGCCTTAATCCTGCCGGGTTTAAGTGCCTTCAACTGCACAACACCCGGAACGGCATCCTCATCGAGATGGCTGATCTAGCAACAGCCATTAAAGTAGCAGCAGACAACCACATGAAGCACGCGCTCCGTTCGGGTGAGAAGAATTTCCTGATTCCGGTGTACGTTGACGACAACGCCGTCGACGTCCGGGTCCACGATCTTCCGCCGGGAATGCCCAACGACGACATCGCTGACGGAATGGCGCAGTATGGAGAGGTGCTGACGATTACGGACGACGTTTGGAAGAACTTTTTCCCCGGGATTCCAAACGGTGTGCGGGTCCTGAGGATGAAACTCGCCAAGCAGGTGCCGTCATACGTCAGCATCAAGGGCCAATTAAGCTTGGCCACTCATGCTGGCCAGATCCCGACTTGCCGACGATGTGGACAGAAAAGTCACCCCGAAAAAACCTGCTCATCCgcgaaaacaaaaaagaagacCGTGAACGCGAACCAGAAGAACGACAAACCAACAACAACGATTACAATTGTGCCagctgcaacaacaacaacagtgtCTGATCCTATCTCGAAGGTCACCGACGACGATGGGTTTAGAACtgttgagaagaaaaaaaagagtgcAAAAAGACAACTTTCTATCGAGTCCAAAACAACGCCCCAGGAGAAGCGCACTCAAATAAATTTCGACAGTGATACCGAGATGGACGAGCAAACGTTGAAACAAATCAGCAAAGAAGACAGCGCAAAATTAAGAACCGACAATTTCATGAAGTGGTGTGAGTTGATGTACATgcaataa